The following are encoded together in the Nitrospira sp. genome:
- a CDS encoding DUF4157 domain-containing protein, which translates to MGGEQCAECQKKKLGVEGRPLQTKLAISEPGDVYEQEADRVAEQVMRMSPADVSKRQKSGMTQPLVQRRAVGGATGLAEAPSSVSDVLKSPGQPLDGATRAFFEPRFGQDFSHVRVHSGGTVEQSVRHVNAHAYTVGHNIVFGTGQFSTETNMGRRLLAHELTHVVQQSGVDASYSVQRATTRGAGGCATSMTEEDENDNGPMGAGERAHTQIQTFLLPMLNEVPIPRATKRNIDSQGCQGVDTSLGYADLMRRSGILYEIGEIKPIGSAPTRGVLESEHYIRRADQSVDRLYGTGICGTASDDDRDFQRGYLRGPLRPSFTRLTGVLPNTTVIGDFIGDRTRTLKAKTVAPGAIGYWCTGGGSDTYTCGVSAEETARYVDRVVGGPAQEVLDGFIRDHIQRPLEATLRRQSLGDLIRLAERHFGTQIRQMLRPYLGPVADQVLSRATAEQIAQLLDQAVGAEVRSIVTTLVRLVSDTLISELRNQLRSVLTELVRNALVALCVGVPAVALSDLLDRIRRLLREQTQRLIPVVVTVVAARVATAILAELSATLTRMVEAIGQALGFIGEVLLTIGEILVRALAAIAIALLVVGAIILGILALIAVFDPVPGDEALLGAGSAALLMLIPALGRFVATGSTEERPEGD; encoded by the coding sequence ATGGGTGGAGAACAGTGTGCGGAGTGTCAAAAGAAAAAACTGGGTGTCGAGGGTAGGCCACTGCAAACCAAACTGGCGATCAGTGAACCTGGCGATGTGTATGAGCAGGAAGCAGATCGTGTCGCTGAGCAAGTGATGCGCATGTCGCCGGCGGATGTGAGTAAACGGCAAAAGAGCGGAATGACACAGCCGTTGGTTCAACGGCGAGCAGTCGGCGGTGCAACAGGATTGGCAGAAGCTCCGTCGAGTGTGAGTGATGTTTTGAAATCACCAGGGCAGCCACTTGATGGAGCTACACGTGCCTTCTTCGAGCCAAGATTTGGTCAGGATTTTAGTCATGTGAGAGTGCATTCCGGTGGGACTGTCGAGCAATCGGTGCGGCATGTGAACGCCCATGCCTACACGGTGGGTCACAATATCGTATTTGGTACAGGTCAATTTTCGACTGAAACAAACATGGGCCGACGCTTGCTTGCACATGAGTTGACTCATGTCGTTCAACAGTCGGGTGTAGATGCAAGCTACTCAGTGCAGCGAGCAACTACACGCGGGGCAGGTGGGTGCGCGACTTCAATGACAGAGGAGGATGAGAACGACAATGGACCTATGGGTGCCGGGGAGCGAGCACATACCCAGATCCAGACCTTCTTGCTACCTATGTTGAACGAGGTGCCGATTCCACGTGCGACAAAGCGGAACATTGACAGTCAAGGTTGCCAGGGTGTTGATACCAGTTTAGGTTATGCCGATTTAATGCGTCGATCCGGGATCCTCTACGAAATTGGAGAGATCAAGCCAATAGGCTCAGCACCGACACGAGGTGTACTTGAATCGGAACACTATATTCGTCGTGCCGATCAGTCGGTAGACCGGTTGTATGGTACCGGTATCTGTGGGACAGCAAGCGATGATGACCGCGATTTTCAGAGAGGTTACCTGCGTGGCCCTCTGCGACCATCATTTACCAGGCTGACCGGGGTGTTACCTAATACCACCGTAATCGGCGATTTTATTGGAGACCGCACACGTACATTGAAAGCAAAGACGGTTGCACCAGGTGCTATTGGGTATTGGTGTACTGGCGGTGGTTCAGATACCTACACTTGTGGTGTGTCTGCAGAGGAGACTGCAAGATATGTTGACCGCGTGGTTGGCGGTCCGGCGCAGGAGGTGTTGGATGGATTCATTCGTGATCACATACAGAGGCCACTTGAGGCAACACTACGACGACAGAGTCTTGGTGATTTGATTCGGTTAGCCGAGCGTCACTTTGGTACACAGATCCGACAAATGTTGCGACCGTATCTTGGGCCGGTTGCCGACCAGGTGTTGAGCCGAGCTACCGCTGAGCAGATCGCACAACTGCTCGACCAGGCCGTTGGGGCAGAGGTGCGTTCAATCGTAACAACCCTGGTGAGGCTAGTCTCAGACACCTTAATTTCTGAGTTACGTAACCAACTGCGCAGCGTATTGACTGAATTAGTGCGGAACGCGCTGGTCGCGCTATGCGTTGGTGTGCCTGCAGTGGCATTGTCTGATCTGCTTGACAGGATTCGACGGCTGTTGCGTGAGCAAACTCAGCGACTGATTCCAGTAGTGGTTACAGTGGTTGCTGCACGTGTTGCTACTGCAATTCTAGCTGAACTCAGCGCGACGTTGACACGGATGGTAGAAGCAATTGGTCAAGCCCTAGGTTTCATTGGTGAAGTGTTGCTAACAATCGGGGAAATCCTGGTGCGTGCACTTGCGGCAATCGCAATTGCGTTGTTGGTGGTGGGCGCAATCATTCTGGGAATTCTCGCTTTGATTGCGGTGTTCGATCCAGTGCCTGGTGATGAAGCCTTGCTGGGTGCGGGGTCCGCAGCACTGCTGATGCTGATTCCAGCACTTGGACGTTTTGTAGCCACTGGAAGCACTGAAGAGCGACCGGAGGGTGACTAA
- a CDS encoding ATP-binding protein: protein METGRASVAFDIRKPTKSEQHQAWDSLLGAQQNGTAARLAGQFNLNLTTIHQIARTTLSSPAIGQQSIPQQLWEACVVDTRPRLELLAQRIEPKATWEDIVLPEPELKLLHELAAQVANRTRVYSDWGFAAKRSRGLSINALFAGESGTGKTMAAEVLANDLRLSLFRIDLSAVVSKYIGETEKNLRRLFDAAEDGGAILFFDEADALFGKRSDVKDSHDRYANIEINYLLQRIEAYRGLAILATNRKSALDQAFMRRIRFVVEFRAHGIQERKAIWERVFPRETETAQLDFDRLAQLNLNGGNINNVAMNAAFLAAGAGTPVTMPLIFEAARAEFRKLERPIYEADFQWDEETEVVA, encoded by the coding sequence ATGGAAACGGGCCGTGCCTCAGTCGCATTCGATATCAGGAAGCCGACGAAATCCGAACAACATCAGGCGTGGGATTCTCTTTTGGGGGCTCAGCAGAACGGTACAGCGGCGAGACTTGCCGGCCAGTTTAATTTGAATCTCACGACGATCCATCAGATCGCGCGCACGACGCTGTCATCTCCTGCCATCGGACAACAGTCCATTCCCCAGCAGCTCTGGGAGGCTTGTGTTGTGGACACCCGCCCACGTTTGGAGCTGTTGGCGCAGCGGATCGAACCAAAGGCGACTTGGGAAGACATTGTGTTGCCTGAACCGGAGCTCAAGCTCCTACATGAACTGGCTGCACAGGTGGCGAACCGTACCAGGGTCTATAGCGACTGGGGCTTTGCGGCGAAGCGCTCTCGCGGATTGAGCATCAATGCCCTCTTTGCCGGCGAGAGCGGTACCGGCAAGACGATGGCAGCCGAAGTGCTGGCGAACGACTTGCGATTGAGTCTCTTTCGGATCGACCTGTCGGCGGTGGTCAGTAAGTACATCGGAGAAACGGAAAAAAACCTCCGGCGGTTGTTCGACGCCGCCGAGGACGGCGGCGCGATCCTCTTTTTCGATGAGGCCGACGCGTTGTTCGGCAAACGGAGCGACGTGAAAGACAGCCACGACCGCTATGCCAACATCGAGATCAATTATCTCTTACAGCGTATCGAAGCCTATCGGGGGTTGGCCATCCTGGCAACAAATCGGAAAAGTGCGTTGGACCAGGCCTTCATGCGCCGCATTCGGTTCGTCGTGGAGTTCCGTGCCCACGGCATCCAAGAGCGAAAGGCCATCTGGGAACGGGTCTTTCCACGAGAAACAGAAACGGCCCAACTGGACTTCGATCGGTTGGCACAGCTCAACCTGAATGGTGGCAATATCAACAATGTTGCGATGAACGCCGCGTTTCTCGCAGCGGGTGCCGGTACACCCGTGACCATGCCGCTCATCTTTGAGGCGGCTCGGGCGGAGTTTCGCAAACTGGAGCGACCCATTTACGAAGCCGATTTCCAATGGGATGAGGAAACGGAAGTGGTGGCATGA
- a CDS encoding DUF4255 domain-containing protein: MSNSLAIASVTATLRRLLEKGGVEHVTVRPLDKAPEGINADKQRINLFLYQALPDAAFRNMEMPGRVKSGETGQPPLPLTLYYLLTAYSGDERDETRSHALLGEAMRILHDHPLLGTDEIRDAVRADRDLAASDLADQVERVRITLQPLLFEEMSKLWTTFQIHYRLSAAYQVSVVLIESTRLTRTPLPVLLRGKNDRGVVVQPDLTTPFPTLTEITVPTREPSKKLIDMTELPKQQPTALLGDELLIKGHHLGESSVVVHLMHPLLKKTVEIPAKNGTDKELKVTVPNKPTELPAGFYTVAAHITPIDPAAAGNERMTNALSLSIAPKIENVTPKPVRRDAILTVQVSPRVQATQRVALLLGDRELHPETRPAQTDTLKFRLKNIVPGIYFVRLRVDGVDSLLVDWSKTPPEFDTTKKVTVQ; this comes from the coding sequence ATGAGCAATTCACTGGCGATTGCCTCGGTGACCGCGACATTGCGTCGACTGCTGGAAAAAGGTGGAGTGGAACACGTGACGGTCAGGCCATTAGACAAAGCGCCGGAAGGGATTAATGCCGACAAACAACGGATCAATCTCTTTCTCTATCAGGCGTTACCGGATGCGGCCTTTCGCAATATGGAAATGCCGGGCCGAGTGAAATCCGGTGAAACCGGCCAGCCCCCGTTGCCGCTCACACTGTACTACTTGCTGACGGCGTACAGCGGCGATGAACGTGATGAGACGAGAAGTCACGCCCTGCTCGGCGAGGCCATGCGCATTTTACATGACCATCCGCTCTTAGGGACGGACGAAATCAGAGATGCCGTGCGGGCCGACCGCGATTTGGCCGCCAGCGATCTGGCAGACCAGGTCGAGCGTGTTCGCATTACCCTTCAGCCGCTGCTGTTTGAAGAAATGTCGAAGCTTTGGACGACCTTTCAGATCCATTACCGCCTATCGGCAGCCTACCAAGTCTCCGTGGTGCTGATCGAGAGTACACGACTGACGAGGACGCCCTTACCGGTGTTGCTGCGCGGAAAAAATGATCGGGGAGTCGTGGTCCAGCCGGATTTGACGACGCCGTTCCCAACGCTGACGGAGATTACGGTTCCGACACGAGAGCCGAGTAAGAAATTGATCGATATGACAGAACTGCCGAAACAACAGCCCACTGCACTGTTGGGAGATGAGCTCCTGATCAAGGGGCATCATTTGGGTGAAAGTTCGGTGGTAGTGCACCTGATGCATCCGTTGCTCAAGAAGACTGTGGAGATTCCGGCCAAGAACGGAACGGACAAGGAGCTGAAGGTGACCGTTCCGAACAAGCCGACCGAGTTGCCGGCAGGGTTCTATACCGTGGCCGCCCACATCACACCGATCGATCCGGCGGCAGCGGGGAATGAGCGGATGACCAATGCCCTCAGTCTGTCTATTGCGCCAAAAATTGAGAACGTTACTCCGAAGCCAGTCAGGCGAGATGCGATATTAACCGTTCAAGTGAGTCCCAGGGTACAGGCGACCCAGCGTGTGGCGCTCCTGTTGGGCGATCGAGAGCTGCATCCGGAAACACGCCCAGCACAGACGGATACCTTGAAGTTTCGCCTGAAGAACATCGTGCCTGGGATCTATTTCGTCCGACTACGGGTGGATGGAGTGGATAGCCTTCTGGTCGATTGGAGCAAGACGCCGCCGGAATTCGATACGACGAAGAAGGTCACCGTACAATGA
- a CDS encoding phage tail protein, which yields MAQFSVNAQRFDPYKNFKFRVKWDGKYVAGISKVGSLKRSTEVVEHREGGDPSTGRKSPGRTKYEAITLERGVTHDTEFEKWANKVWNFGSGLGAEVSLKDFRKDIIIEMYNEAGQLAIAYKVYRCWVSEFQAQPDLDANANAVAIQTIKLENEGWERDYEVAEPTEPTFTEPAA from the coding sequence ATGGCGCAGTTTAGCGTGAATGCACAGCGGTTCGATCCCTACAAGAACTTTAAGTTTCGAGTGAAATGGGATGGGAAGTACGTGGCCGGGATCAGCAAGGTGGGGTCGCTGAAGCGGAGCACCGAAGTCGTGGAACACCGAGAAGGTGGAGATCCATCGACCGGAAGAAAGTCCCCCGGCCGTACGAAGTATGAAGCGATCACGCTGGAGCGCGGGGTGACTCACGATACCGAGTTCGAAAAATGGGCGAACAAAGTGTGGAATTTCGGGTCTGGATTGGGAGCGGAGGTCTCGCTCAAGGACTTCCGAAAGGACATTATTATCGAGATGTACAACGAGGCAGGTCAACTGGCGATTGCGTACAAGGTCTATCGCTGCTGGGTCTCGGAGTTCCAGGCTCAACCTGATCTCGATGCCAATGCCAATGCCGTAGCTATCCAGACCATCAAGCTGGAGAACGAAGGTTGGGAACGAGATTACGAGGTAGCCGAGCCGACGGAACCGACTTTTACTGAACCGGCAGCATAA
- a CDS encoding phage tail sheath subtilisin-like domain-containing protein: MSYAVRDFYLNGGSQAIIVRLYKDPQAPDDARASLGVDDLALVAKSPGTWGKKLRATIDVEVSDEMRTRLGLSATDALFNLTVRLGNSSEKFLNLTVADTTRRIDRVLKAESSLVELTGDKLPKVKKAVDTSDKLKKLNDELNKATSANPPDQAKIDAAEKALASAKETAKSELADAATSAEIKLIAAKDARPQVPGDITKAETELKKAEEDMKGSDGGDLKQAEYEGKKDLKTGMFALDKADLFNLLCIPPDKREDDVPPIVYQVAMAYCTERRAMLIVDSPASWSKNKDTATAEAKKGLGGLGLSGTMARNAALYFPRVLEADPLRDGQIDTFVPCGIIAGVMARTDTARGVWKAPAGLDAAINGIQGLNVSLNDNENGMLNPLGINCLRIFPINGRVIWGARTLRGADQLADEWKYVPVRRTALFIEESLYRGTQWVVFEPNDEPLWAQIRLNIGAFMHNLFRQGAFQGTTPREAYFVKCDKETTTQNDINLGIVNIVVGFAPLKPAEFVIIKLQQMAGQIEV, encoded by the coding sequence ATGAGTTACGCTGTTCGAGATTTTTATCTGAACGGCGGTAGTCAAGCGATCATTGTCAGACTCTATAAGGATCCGCAGGCACCTGACGATGCTAGGGCGAGCTTGGGAGTAGATGATCTGGCTCTCGTCGCAAAAAGTCCTGGCACATGGGGTAAGAAGCTGCGGGCAACGATAGACGTGGAAGTCTCCGATGAGATGCGGACACGTTTAGGGCTCAGCGCCACCGATGCTCTATTCAACCTTACAGTTCGGCTGGGGAATAGTAGTGAAAAGTTCTTGAATCTGACGGTCGCTGACACCACGCGGCGGATCGATAGAGTGCTTAAGGCTGAATCAAGTCTAGTGGAATTGACAGGTGACAAACTGCCCAAGGTCAAGAAGGCGGTAGACACATCAGACAAGCTTAAAAAGCTGAACGACGAATTGAATAAGGCAACCAGTGCTAACCCACCGGACCAAGCGAAGATCGATGCGGCAGAAAAGGCCTTAGCGTCTGCGAAGGAAACTGCCAAGAGTGAGTTGGCGGATGCAGCCACAAGCGCCGAAATTAAACTTATCGCAGCAAAAGATGCCAGGCCGCAGGTACCAGGTGACATTACCAAGGCTGAAACTGAACTGAAAAAAGCTGAAGAAGACATGAAGGGGTCCGATGGCGGTGATCTGAAGCAGGCGGAATATGAGGGTAAAAAAGATCTCAAAACCGGAATGTTCGCACTGGACAAAGCGGATCTGTTTAACCTTCTCTGTATCCCCCCGGACAAACGAGAAGACGATGTACCTCCCATTGTGTATCAAGTGGCCATGGCGTACTGCACCGAACGACGGGCGATGCTGATTGTCGACTCTCCAGCAAGTTGGAGTAAGAACAAAGATACAGCGACAGCTGAGGCCAAGAAGGGCCTGGGAGGGCTCGGACTGTCTGGCACCATGGCCCGCAATGCTGCCTTGTACTTTCCACGGGTGCTTGAAGCCGACCCGCTCCGTGATGGGCAAATTGATACCTTTGTTCCGTGCGGAATTATTGCCGGGGTCATGGCACGCACTGATACTGCACGCGGTGTATGGAAAGCGCCTGCCGGACTTGATGCAGCCATCAACGGCATTCAGGGTCTGAACGTTTCCCTTAATGATAATGAGAACGGCATGCTGAATCCGCTGGGGATCAATTGTTTGCGCATATTCCCGATCAATGGTCGAGTGATTTGGGGGGCGCGCACGCTGCGTGGCGCCGATCAACTCGCCGATGAGTGGAAGTATGTTCCCGTCCGCCGCACGGCGCTCTTTATTGAAGAGAGTCTCTATCGAGGCACGCAGTGGGTCGTCTTTGAGCCGAACGATGAGCCCCTGTGGGCACAGATCAGACTAAACATCGGGGCCTTTATGCACAATTTGTTTCGACAGGGAGCCTTTCAAGGCACGACACCGCGTGAGGCCTATTTCGTCAAATGCGACAAGGAGACCACGACGCAGAACGATATCAACCTCGGTATTGTGAACATCGTGGTCGGCTTTGCACCGCTCAAACCGGCGGAGTTTGTCATTATTAAGTTGCAACAGATGGCGGGACAAATCGAAGTCTAG
- a CDS encoding response regulator transcription factor — translation MQTSEVRIAIVHSNQLLRESLSCCLSQCGSFCVVHMAAQLGEPERNIAECRSDVLIVEFPLLRQQGEKNSPWVNGLPLGVKVLVIDVPDREADILYCIEAGGASGYLLQNASLKDLEANLRVIARGETLCSPRIAHLAFCRMSLLARQEERVGVSNGIALTRRETEIVQLIEDGLSNKEIATRLHVEVSTVKNHVHNILDKLQVPNRYLVVKHVKERVSRAGSV, via the coding sequence ATGCAGACTTCAGAAGTTCGGATCGCCATCGTCCATAGTAACCAGCTTCTTCGTGAATCTCTCAGTTGTTGTCTTTCGCAGTGCGGTTCCTTCTGCGTCGTGCACATGGCGGCGCAATTAGGGGAGCCAGAACGGAATATCGCTGAATGTAGATCTGATGTCCTGATTGTAGAGTTTCCATTATTGCGTCAACAGGGTGAAAAGAACAGTCCTTGGGTGAATGGGTTGCCGCTGGGAGTGAAGGTCCTGGTGATCGATGTCCCTGATCGAGAAGCCGATATTCTCTATTGTATTGAGGCCGGAGGGGCTTCCGGCTATTTGCTACAGAACGCGTCTCTCAAGGACCTGGAAGCCAATCTCCGGGTGATCGCACGAGGAGAGACCCTCTGTTCTCCAAGAATCGCTCACCTCGCATTCTGTCGAATGTCATTGCTTGCTCGTCAGGAAGAAAGAGTCGGAGTGTCGAACGGCATAGCTCTGACCAGACGAGAGACCGAGATTGTGCAGCTGATTGAAGATGGGTTGAGCAATAAGGAAATCGCGACCAGACTTCACGTCGAAGTGTCGACGGTCAAGAATCATGTTCATAATATTCTCGATAAACTTCAGGTACCCAATCGTTATTTAGTTGTGAAACATGTGAAAGAACGAGTAAGTAGAGCCGGCAGCGTCTAG
- a CDS encoding tyrosine--tRNA ligase produces MKDIAQQLDLILRGAVEVIQQTELEAKLKRSLLEKRPLRIKAGFDPTAPDLHLGHTVLIHKLKHFQDLGHNVIFLIGDFTGMIGDPTGVSETRKALTKEQVQENAKTYQRQIFKILDPEKTTIEFNSRWMGPMTADGLIQLAAHYRVARMMERDDFHKRYHEQKPISVHEFLYPLVQGYDSVALKADVELGGTDQKFNLLVGRELQRDYGQESQVVITMPLLEGTDGVKKMSKSVGNYIALEDKPGEMFGKVMSISDTLMYRYYELLTREDLGQARSLHPMEAKQTLAELIVAQYHGAEAGKQARAEFSHKFQKQEFPDEPDVRVQLTAQDLRDGKAIGLVDLVAKTGLVPSKSEARRLIIQGGVEIDGQKQGDANATLEVVQGKQHRLKIGRRKFATVERVQ; encoded by the coding sequence ATGAAGGATATAGCCCAACAACTCGACTTGATACTCCGTGGTGCGGTGGAGGTCATTCAGCAGACCGAGCTCGAGGCCAAGCTGAAGCGATCGCTCTTGGAGAAGCGGCCCCTACGTATCAAGGCGGGATTCGATCCGACGGCGCCCGATCTGCACCTTGGACATACGGTCCTTATCCATAAACTGAAACACTTCCAAGACCTGGGACACAACGTGATTTTCCTGATCGGTGATTTCACAGGCATGATCGGCGATCCGACCGGCGTATCCGAGACACGCAAGGCCCTGACAAAAGAACAAGTCCAAGAGAATGCCAAGACCTACCAGCGTCAGATCTTCAAGATTCTCGATCCTGAGAAGACCACTATCGAATTCAATAGTCGCTGGATGGGACCGATGACGGCCGATGGATTGATCCAGTTGGCCGCACATTATCGAGTCGCCAGAATGATGGAACGGGATGATTTTCACAAACGGTATCATGAGCAAAAGCCCATCAGTGTCCACGAATTTCTCTATCCACTTGTTCAGGGATACGACTCCGTCGCGTTGAAAGCGGATGTAGAGTTGGGAGGGACGGATCAAAAATTCAACCTACTAGTCGGGCGCGAGTTACAACGAGACTATGGTCAAGAATCACAGGTGGTCATCACGATGCCGTTGCTCGAAGGCACTGACGGCGTGAAGAAGATGAGCAAGAGCGTCGGCAACTACATCGCGCTGGAAGACAAGCCAGGCGAGATGTTCGGCAAGGTGATGTCGATCAGTGACACGTTGATGTATCGCTATTATGAATTGCTCACGAGGGAAGATCTCGGTCAGGCCAGATCACTGCATCCGATGGAAGCCAAACAGACGCTCGCTGAACTGATTGTGGCGCAGTACCACGGAGCTGAAGCAGGGAAACAGGCCAGAGCGGAGTTCTCACACAAGTTCCAGAAACAAGAATTTCCCGATGAGCCGGATGTGCGCGTGCAGCTGACTGCGCAGGACCTGCGAGATGGAAAGGCCATCGGGCTGGTTGATCTCGTCGCTAAAACAGGGCTAGTTCCCAGCAAGAGCGAAGCGCGCCGGTTGATCATTCAAGGCGGCGTCGAGATCGATGGGCAGAAACAGGGCGATGCCAATGCCACGCTCGAGGTTGTTCAGGGCAAGCAGCATCGCCTGAAAATCGGGCGACGAAAATTTGCGACGGTGGAACGTGTCCAATAG
- a CDS encoding helix-hairpin-helix domain-containing protein has translation MIKSLFLKLGMLAVTIGVVLWMGWVRQPSVQPHHVSMQGEVTQFVIHPTHHEPDQGGATKASIKVAHLQTPVLLDLNRATADELEALPGIGAVLAQRVIVFRESAGRFRTVEDLRGVKGIGAKKFERLKPLVMVSTGETQQETERRVS, from the coding sequence ATGATCAAGTCTCTATTCCTTAAATTGGGAATGCTGGCCGTCACGATAGGAGTTGTGTTGTGGATGGGATGGGTGCGTCAACCGTCCGTCCAACCGCATCACGTCTCCATGCAAGGGGAGGTCACGCAGTTTGTGATCCATCCCACTCATCATGAGCCGGATCAGGGCGGTGCGACCAAAGCATCGATCAAGGTAGCCCACCTTCAGACGCCGGTATTGCTGGATCTGAATCGAGCCACTGCCGATGAATTGGAGGCCTTGCCCGGTATTGGTGCTGTCTTGGCACAACGGGTGATTGTGTTTCGAGAGTCGGCGGGACGGTTCCGGACAGTTGAGGATCTTCGTGGCGTCAAAGGAATCGGGGCCAAGAAATTTGAACGGCTGAAACCATTGGTGATGGTCTCTACAGGGGAGACACAACAAGAGACGGAGCGACGTGTGTCATGA
- the lpdA gene encoding dihydrolipoyl dehydrogenase, giving the protein MTSSPHIAILGAGPGGYVAAIRAAQLGARVTVIEREQLGGVCLNWGCIPSKALLSVVELGDKLKKSEDLGLVLQAPVTYDLARMVTRKEKVVATLVKGIATLFKGWGIEQVTGQGVVKDARTLAVTLPDGAQREIHADALVIATGSSWPNLPQFPIDGRQIVTSQQILDLTQVPASLAILGGGVEGCEFAALYSGLGTQVTILELMPRLLPLEDEEISSTMERELKKRGVTVLTGTTVEQVERSSESVVLSLKDGSTMTTEKLLVSVGRGFNSRGIGLEQVGVSIGQRGEVLVDEHMRTNVSGIYAIGDVTGKAMLAHVASTQGQVAVEHILGHQRAIDYDVIPAGIFTLPEIGRVGLTEQQARARAVQNGKDPNQAVKVGRFRYGALGKAQATGDTTGFYKVIADAETDRILGMHILGAHAADLIHEPALAMQVGATATQVSGLIHAHPTLAEGVMEAIEDLDGAAIHQLRKTGKG; this is encoded by the coding sequence ATGACTTCTTCACCCCACATCGCGATTCTTGGAGCTGGTCCCGGCGGCTATGTCGCAGCCATTCGTGCGGCTCAACTCGGCGCGCGGGTGACAGTCATCGAGCGAGAACAGCTCGGCGGGGTCTGCCTCAACTGGGGCTGTATTCCCAGCAAGGCGCTGCTCTCCGTCGTGGAGCTCGGTGACAAGCTCAAGAAATCGGAGGATCTGGGGCTCGTGCTTCAGGCGCCTGTGACCTACGATCTTGCCCGCATGGTGACTCGGAAAGAGAAGGTGGTTGCCACGCTTGTGAAAGGGATTGCGACTCTGTTCAAAGGTTGGGGGATCGAACAGGTCACAGGGCAGGGGGTTGTCAAGGACGCACGCACCCTTGCCGTGACACTGCCGGATGGAGCACAGCGTGAGATTCATGCCGATGCATTGGTGATCGCCACCGGATCTTCATGGCCGAACCTCCCCCAATTTCCCATTGATGGTCGGCAGATTGTGACGAGCCAGCAGATACTCGACCTGACACAGGTTCCGGCCAGCCTTGCCATCCTGGGTGGTGGGGTGGAGGGGTGCGAGTTCGCCGCGTTGTACAGCGGTCTTGGGACGCAGGTTACTATTCTGGAGCTGATGCCGCGGCTCCTCCCATTGGAGGATGAGGAGATTTCGTCCACGATGGAGCGGGAGTTGAAGAAGCGTGGGGTCACGGTCCTGACCGGAACCACCGTGGAGCAGGTAGAACGATCATCCGAATCAGTGGTGCTGTCGTTGAAAGACGGAAGCACGATGACGACCGAGAAGCTCTTAGTCTCGGTGGGGCGCGGATTCAACTCGCGAGGGATCGGATTGGAACAGGTCGGTGTTTCGATTGGGCAGCGTGGCGAAGTGCTGGTTGATGAACACATGCGCACGAATGTCTCAGGTATCTATGCAATCGGTGATGTGACAGGCAAGGCGATGTTGGCTCATGTCGCATCAACGCAAGGGCAGGTGGCGGTCGAGCATATTCTTGGGCATCAACGAGCCATCGATTATGACGTGATCCCAGCCGGTATCTTCACGCTACCGGAGATCGGACGTGTGGGATTGACCGAACAACAGGCCCGGGCGCGTGCGGTGCAGAATGGGAAGGATCCGAACCAAGCGGTGAAGGTCGGACGATTTCGCTATGGGGCTCTGGGGAAGGCTCAGGCGACGGGAGACACAACGGGGTTTTACAAAGTTATTGCCGATGCTGAGACGGATCGGATCTTGGGCATGCATATCCTCGGAGCCCATGCAGCGGATCTCATCCATGAACCGGCGTTGGCGATGCAAGTCGGGGCGACGGCTACCCAAGTGTCTGGACTCATCCATGCCCATCCGACGCTCGCCGAGGGCGTCATGGAAGCCATCGAAGATCTTGATGGGGCTGCTATTCACCAGCTGAGAAAGACGGGGAAGGGATGA
- the gcvH gene encoding glycine cleavage system protein GcvH, with amino-acid sequence MIPSDLRYHQEHEWVRVDGKQATVGISHFAQDALGDIVFLELPKVGATVKVGQQIGEVESTKTTSTIYTPVSGTVTKINTDLKDHPEVVNSDPYGKGWMAVIELSSPGEVDRLMTAAQYEAFLASQKH; translated from the coding sequence ATGATTCCATCCGATTTGCGCTATCATCAAGAGCATGAGTGGGTTCGAGTTGACGGCAAACAAGCGACGGTGGGGATCAGCCACTTTGCGCAGGATGCGTTGGGCGACATCGTCTTTCTGGAGCTTCCCAAGGTCGGGGCGACGGTGAAGGTCGGACAGCAGATCGGGGAGGTTGAGTCGACCAAAACCACTTCAACGATCTACACGCCGGTGAGCGGCACGGTCACCAAGATCAATACAGATCTAAAAGATCATCCTGAGGTGGTGAATTCAGACCCCTATGGCAAGGGATGGATGGCTGTCATCGAGCTGAGCAGTCCCGGAGAAGTTGATCGACTGATGACGGCCGCGCAATACGAGGCTTTTCTCGCCAGTCAGAAACATTGA